The following proteins come from a genomic window of Actinacidiphila yeochonensis CN732:
- a CDS encoding carboxyl transferase domain-containing protein, which yields MAAPALISAVDTASEAYRANAQAHTALNAALRDKLAAARLGGGEKARARHTARGKLLPRDRVDGLLDPGSPFLELAPLAADGMYDGQAPAAGVIAGIGRVSGREVVVVANDATVKGGTYYPMTVKKHLRAQEVALDNRLPCVYLVDSGGAFLPRQDEVFPDRDHFGRIFYNQATLSARGIPQIAAVLGSCTAGGAYVPAMSDEAVIVRGQGTIFLGGPPLVKAATGEVVTAEELGGGEVHARVSGVTDHLAEDDAHALAIVREIVATLPGRGAPPWQVAPAEPPAVDPAGLYGAVPADPRTPYDVREVIARLVDGSRFAEFKAEYGTTLVTGFARVQGHPVGVVANNGILFGESALKGAHFVELCDQRGVPLLFLQNIAGFMVGRQYEAGGIAKHGAKMVTAVACARVPKLTVVIGGSYGAGNYSMCGRAYSPRFLWMWPNAKISVMGGEQAASVLATVKRDQLAAAGEKWDEDAEEAFKAPIREQYETQGSAYYATARLWDDGVIDPMETRAVMGLALSACANAPLPEADPSAPGYGVFRM from the coding sequence ATGGCAGCACCCGCCTTGATCAGCGCCGTCGACACGGCGTCGGAGGCATACCGCGCCAACGCGCAGGCGCACACCGCGCTCAACGCGGCGCTGCGCGACAAACTCGCCGCCGCACGCCTCGGCGGTGGCGAAAAGGCCCGCGCGCGCCACACCGCGCGCGGAAAGCTGCTGCCTCGCGACCGGGTGGACGGACTGCTGGACCCCGGCTCACCGTTCCTCGAACTGGCCCCGCTCGCGGCCGACGGGATGTACGACGGGCAGGCGCCGGCGGCCGGGGTGATCGCCGGGATCGGCCGGGTGTCGGGGCGCGAGGTCGTGGTGGTGGCCAACGACGCCACCGTCAAGGGCGGCACGTACTACCCGATGACCGTGAAGAAGCACCTGCGCGCGCAGGAGGTGGCGCTCGACAACCGGCTGCCGTGCGTCTACCTGGTGGACTCCGGCGGCGCCTTCCTCCCCCGGCAGGACGAGGTCTTCCCCGACCGGGACCACTTCGGCCGCATCTTCTACAACCAGGCCACTCTCTCCGCCCGGGGGATCCCCCAGATCGCGGCGGTGCTCGGCTCCTGTACGGCCGGGGGTGCCTACGTGCCCGCGATGAGCGACGAGGCGGTCATCGTGCGCGGCCAGGGCACGATCTTCCTGGGCGGACCGCCCCTGGTGAAGGCAGCCACGGGCGAGGTGGTCACGGCCGAGGAACTCGGCGGCGGCGAGGTCCACGCGCGGGTGTCCGGGGTCACGGACCACCTCGCCGAGGACGACGCCCACGCGTTGGCCATCGTCCGCGAGATCGTGGCCACCCTGCCCGGACGCGGTGCGCCACCCTGGCAGGTCGCCCCCGCCGAGCCGCCCGCGGTGGACCCGGCGGGCCTGTACGGCGCGGTGCCCGCGGACCCGCGGACCCCCTACGACGTCCGCGAGGTCATCGCCCGGCTGGTGGATGGCAGCCGGTTCGCGGAGTTCAAGGCGGAGTACGGCACGACGCTGGTCACCGGCTTCGCACGCGTTCAGGGACATCCGGTGGGTGTGGTCGCCAACAACGGCATCCTGTTCGGCGAGTCCGCCCTCAAGGGCGCCCACTTCGTCGAGCTGTGCGACCAACGGGGTGTCCCGCTGCTGTTCCTGCAGAACATCGCGGGCTTCATGGTGGGCCGGCAGTACGAGGCCGGCGGTATCGCGAAGCACGGGGCGAAGATGGTGACCGCCGTAGCCTGCGCGCGGGTACCCAAGCTGACGGTGGTGATCGGCGGCTCCTACGGCGCGGGCAACTACTCGATGTGCGGCCGTGCGTACAGCCCCCGCTTCCTGTGGATGTGGCCGAACGCCAAGATCTCCGTGATGGGTGGCGAGCAGGCGGCCTCGGTGCTGGCCACCGTCAAACGGGACCAGTTGGCCGCCGCGGGCGAGAAGTGGGACGAGGACGCGGAGGAGGCGTTCAAGGCCCCGATCCGTGAGCAGTACGAGACCCAGGGCAGCGCCTACTACGCCACCGCCCGGCTCTGGGACGACGGGGTCATCGACCCGATGGAGACCCGCGCCGTCATGGGGCTCGCCCTCTCTGCCTGCGCCAACGCCCCCCTGCCGGAGGCCGACCCGAGCGCGCCGGGCTACGGCGTCTTCCGAATGTGA
- a CDS encoding acyl-CoA dehydrogenase family protein, which produces MRRTVFNEDHEAFRETMRDFIESEVVPVHDEWLAAGQVPRDFYYKLGELGVFGIEVPEEYGGAGEHSFKFQAVISEECARAGVSFGGSGVHVGLCLPYVMAYATGEQKKRWLPGFVTGETMFAIAMTEPGTGSDLAGMKTTARLSADGTHYVLNGAKTFITGGVHADRVIVCARTAPATPEDRRAGISLFVVDTGSEGYAVGRKLDKIGLKTSDTAELSFSDVKVPLNDLLGEEGKGFSYLGQNLPQERLAIAVGAYAQAAAAIRFAKAYVQDRTVFGQTVASFQNTKFELAACKAEVDAAEAVVDRALNAHDRRELTAADAASAKLFCTEVASRVIDRCLQLHGGYGYMNEYPIARLYADNRVNRIYGGTSEVMKSIIAKSMGL; this is translated from the coding sequence GTGCGTCGTACGGTGTTCAACGAGGACCACGAGGCGTTCCGCGAGACGATGCGGGACTTCATCGAGTCCGAGGTCGTCCCCGTCCACGACGAGTGGCTGGCCGCCGGCCAGGTGCCCCGCGACTTCTACTACAAGCTCGGTGAGCTGGGTGTCTTCGGCATCGAAGTGCCGGAGGAGTACGGCGGCGCGGGCGAGCACAGCTTCAAGTTCCAGGCTGTCATCAGTGAGGAGTGCGCCCGCGCCGGGGTCAGCTTCGGCGGCAGCGGCGTACACGTCGGCCTGTGCCTTCCCTACGTCATGGCGTACGCCACCGGCGAGCAGAAGAAGCGCTGGCTGCCGGGCTTCGTCACCGGCGAGACCATGTTCGCCATCGCCATGACCGAGCCGGGAACCGGCTCCGACCTGGCCGGCATGAAGACCACCGCCAGGCTCTCGGCGGACGGCACCCACTACGTCCTCAACGGTGCCAAGACCTTCATCACCGGCGGAGTCCACGCCGACCGCGTCATCGTCTGCGCGCGCACCGCCCCGGCCACCCCGGAAGACCGCCGTGCGGGCATCTCGCTCTTCGTCGTCGACACCGGCTCCGAGGGGTACGCCGTCGGCCGCAAGCTCGACAAGATCGGCCTGAAGACCTCCGACACCGCGGAACTGTCCTTCTCCGACGTCAAGGTCCCCCTGAACGACCTCCTCGGCGAGGAGGGCAAGGGCTTCTCGTACCTCGGCCAGAACCTGCCCCAGGAGCGCCTGGCCATCGCCGTCGGCGCGTACGCCCAGGCCGCCGCCGCCATCCGGTTCGCCAAGGCCTATGTCCAGGACCGCACCGTCTTCGGCCAGACGGTCGCGTCCTTCCAGAACACCAAGTTCGAGCTGGCCGCCTGCAAGGCCGAGGTCGACGCCGCCGAGGCCGTGGTCGACCGCGCCCTGAACGCCCACGACCGGCGTGAACTCACCGCGGCGGACGCCGCGTCCGCCAAGCTGTTCTGCACCGAGGTCGCCAGCCGGGTGATCGACCGCTGCCTCCAACTGCACGGCGGCTACGGCTACATGAACGAGTACCCGATCGCCCGCCTGTACGCGGACAACCGGGTCAACCGCATCTACGGCGGCACCAGCGAGGTCATGAAGTCGATCATCGCCAAGTCCATGGGCCTGTGA
- a CDS encoding pyridoxal phosphate-dependent decarboxylase family protein gives MRSHLLSHTTTEQYRRSVTQGVDQVASALATADRPFSGIAPDELAPSVDAVDLDRPLGDTAAALAELESVYLRDAVYFHHPRYLAHLNCPVAIPAVAAEAVLSAVNSSLDTWDQSGGATLIERRLVDWTAERIGLGPDADGVFTSGGTQSNLQALLLAREEAVARGADPARLRVFTSECGHFSVRKSAKLLGLPPEALVVVACDAEMRMDPAALARELAVCAREGTSPMAVVATAGTTDFGSIDPLPEIAGLCARHGVWLHVDAAYGCGLLVSPTRRQLLSGIEAADSVTVDYHKSFFQPVSSSALLVRDRAVLRHATYHSEYLNPRRAVAERIPNQVDKSLQTTRRFDALKLWMTLRVMGADGVGALFDEVVDLAAGAWRLLDEDPRFEVVTRPTLSTLTFRWVPPGDGDTVPGVPTAARPSATVPAPSATVPAPSATVPVLSGSVPAPPAPDSPSPARSAAHADLADDAVDQANLHARRALFASGQAVVAGTKVHGRHYLKFTLLNPATTTDDIAAVLDLIADHAARHLDLGGRLVHAAC, from the coding sequence ATGCGTTCACACCTGCTCAGTCACACGACGACAGAGCAGTACCGCCGCTCCGTCACGCAGGGAGTCGATCAGGTGGCCAGTGCGCTGGCCACCGCCGACCGCCCGTTCTCCGGGATCGCGCCGGACGAGTTGGCGCCGAGCGTCGACGCGGTCGACCTGGACCGCCCCCTGGGTGACACCGCGGCCGCACTGGCGGAGTTGGAGTCGGTCTACCTGCGGGACGCGGTGTACTTCCACCACCCCCGGTACCTCGCCCACCTCAACTGCCCGGTGGCGATTCCGGCGGTGGCCGCCGAGGCGGTGCTCAGCGCGGTCAACTCCTCGCTGGACACATGGGACCAGAGTGGCGGGGCGACGCTGATCGAGCGCAGACTCGTCGACTGGACAGCCGAACGGATCGGCCTGGGACCCGACGCCGACGGGGTCTTCACCAGTGGCGGCACCCAGTCGAACCTCCAGGCGCTGCTGCTGGCCCGCGAGGAGGCGGTGGCGCGGGGTGCGGACCCGGCGCGCCTGCGGGTGTTCACGTCGGAGTGCGGCCACTTCAGCGTCCGCAAGTCGGCGAAGCTGCTGGGGCTGCCGCCCGAGGCACTGGTCGTCGTGGCCTGCGACGCCGAGATGCGGATGGACCCGGCCGCGCTGGCCCGCGAGTTGGCCGTCTGCGCACGGGAGGGCACGTCGCCGATGGCGGTGGTGGCCACAGCGGGCACCACCGACTTCGGTTCGATCGACCCGCTGCCGGAGATCGCCGGGCTGTGCGCGCGGCACGGCGTCTGGCTGCACGTGGACGCGGCTTACGGCTGTGGCCTGCTGGTCTCCCCCACCCGCCGGCAGCTGCTGTCCGGCATCGAGGCCGCGGACTCGGTCACCGTGGACTACCACAAGTCGTTCTTCCAGCCGGTCAGTTCGAGCGCGCTGCTGGTCCGCGACCGTGCGGTGCTGCGGCATGCCACCTACCACTCCGAGTACCTCAACCCGCGCCGGGCGGTGGCCGAGCGCATCCCGAACCAGGTGGACAAGTCGCTCCAGACCACCCGCCGTTTCGACGCGCTCAAACTGTGGATGACGCTCCGGGTGATGGGTGCCGACGGAGTGGGCGCCCTCTTCGACGAGGTGGTGGACCTCGCTGCCGGGGCCTGGCGGCTGCTGGACGAGGACCCGCGGTTCGAGGTGGTGACCCGCCCGACGCTCTCCACGTTGACCTTCCGCTGGGTCCCGCCCGGCGACGGCGACACGGTGCCCGGCGTTCCGACCGCCGCCCGGCCGTCCGCAACCGTCCCCGCGCCGTCCGCAACCGTCCCCGCGCCGTCCGCCACCGTCCCCGTGCTGTCCGGCTCCGTCCCCGCGCCGCCCGCCCCGGACTCCCCCTCCCCCGCACGCTCCGCCGCCCACGCCGACCTGGCGGACGACGCCGTCGACCAGGCGAACCTGCACGCGCGGCGCGCCCTGTTCGCGTCCGGGCAGGCGGTCGTGGCCGGCACCAAGGTGCACGGCCGCCACTACCTGAAGTTCACCCTGCTCAACCCCGCCACCACCACCGACGACATCGCCGCCGTGCTCGACCTCATCGCCGACCACGCCGCCCGCCATCTGGACCTCGGAGGCCGGCTTGTCCACGCCGCCTGCTGA
- a CDS encoding ATP-binding protein: protein MTTQTTRRPGSGLADAFDTVLVANRGEIAVRVMRTLRELGVRSAAVFTDADAEARHVREADTAVRVESYLSAAEMVRATEAAGAQAVHPGYGFLAENAAFARACADAGLVFIGPPAAAIELMGDKIRAKETVRAAGVPVVPGSSGSGLTDTELVAAACEIGMPVLLKPSAGGGGKGMRLVRDEAVLAEEIAAARREARGSFGDDTLLVERWVDRPRHIEIQVLADGHGNVVHLGERECSLQRRHQKVVEEAPSVLLDEATRTAMGEAAVQAARSCGYTGAGTVEFIVPGARPDAYYFMEMNTRLQVEHPVTELVTGLDLVEWQLRVACGESLDFGQADVRLTGHAVEARICAETARLGEGRVDFLPSAGKVLELREPSGTGVRVDSGLAVGTEVGTAYDPMLAKVIAYGPDRSTALRRLRAALAATVVLGLETNTGFLRRLLGHPDVAAGALDTGLIDREAARLVPDGVPDEVYVAAALLRQRELGPVPDGSGWVDPFSVPSGWRLGGEPAWTAHHLRVPGRDPVLVRVREGVARIEDGPVLAARITGEGHRVQLHLSGRVTAFERAGTWLGREGDCWEVQPYDPVAAALRGTAAGTGGGALTAPMPGTVTVVKVAKGEEVVTGQSLLVVEAMKMEHVITAPHDGTVAEIDVSVGSAVTMDQVLVVVAPARQEEAGPPDTSATPALVTASPTEAGSGQVSASPGLGEAGSGQASTPTRGGVGRGAVGGVTAGRAAGHDSGRGHGAPASVTDDRAVGNASAVSVSAPSPSPSRSPSPPPAPPPAPPPSPSASAAPAPASSPSPPVEAVRAGEGEQP from the coding sequence ATGACCACGCAGACGACACGCCGTCCCGGATCCGGCCTCGCGGACGCCTTCGACACCGTGCTGGTGGCCAATCGGGGGGAGATCGCGGTCCGGGTGATGCGCACGCTGCGCGAGCTGGGGGTGCGCTCCGCCGCCGTCTTCACGGACGCGGACGCCGAGGCGCGCCACGTGCGGGAGGCCGACACGGCGGTGCGGGTGGAGAGTTACCTCTCCGCCGCCGAGATGGTGCGGGCGACGGAAGCGGCGGGCGCGCAGGCCGTCCATCCCGGCTACGGCTTCCTCGCCGAGAACGCGGCGTTCGCCCGGGCGTGCGCCGACGCCGGGCTGGTCTTCATCGGGCCGCCCGCAGCCGCGATCGAGCTGATGGGCGACAAGATCCGCGCCAAGGAGACGGTGCGCGCGGCCGGGGTTCCGGTGGTCCCCGGCAGCAGCGGCAGCGGCCTGACGGACACCGAACTCGTGGCGGCCGCCTGTGAGATCGGGATGCCGGTCCTCCTCAAGCCCTCGGCCGGCGGCGGCGGGAAGGGCATGCGGCTGGTTCGGGACGAGGCCGTGCTGGCGGAGGAGATCGCCGCCGCCCGGCGGGAGGCACGCGGCTCGTTCGGCGACGACACGCTGCTGGTGGAGCGATGGGTGGACCGTCCCCGCCACATCGAGATCCAGGTGCTGGCCGACGGCCACGGCAACGTGGTGCACCTGGGCGAGCGGGAGTGCTCACTGCAGCGCCGTCACCAGAAGGTCGTCGAGGAGGCCCCGTCGGTGCTGCTGGACGAGGCCACCCGGACCGCCATGGGCGAGGCAGCTGTGCAGGCGGCCAGGTCCTGCGGGTACACCGGAGCCGGCACGGTGGAGTTCATCGTTCCGGGAGCGCGGCCGGACGCGTACTACTTCATGGAGATGAACACCCGGCTCCAGGTGGAGCATCCGGTGACAGAGCTGGTGACCGGGCTCGACCTGGTGGAGTGGCAGCTGCGGGTGGCCTGCGGGGAGTCGCTGGACTTCGGCCAGGCGGACGTGCGGTTGACCGGCCACGCGGTGGAGGCGCGGATCTGCGCCGAGACCGCCCGGCTGGGCGAAGGGCGGGTGGACTTCCTGCCCTCGGCCGGGAAGGTGCTGGAGCTGCGGGAGCCCTCCGGAACCGGGGTGCGGGTGGACTCCGGGCTGGCCGTCGGCACCGAGGTCGGCACGGCCTATGACCCGATGCTGGCCAAGGTGATCGCCTACGGGCCGGACCGCTCCACAGCACTGCGGCGGCTGCGGGCAGCCCTGGCGGCCACGGTGGTACTCGGGCTGGAGACCAACACAGGGTTCCTGCGCCGGCTGTTGGGACACCCCGATGTGGCGGCCGGCGCGCTCGACACGGGGCTGATCGACCGGGAGGCCGCGCGGCTGGTGCCGGACGGGGTTCCGGATGAGGTGTACGTGGCGGCCGCGCTGCTGAGGCAGCGCGAGTTGGGGCCGGTACCGGACGGCTCGGGGTGGGTGGACCCGTTCTCGGTGCCCAGCGGATGGCGGCTGGGCGGCGAGCCGGCCTGGACGGCGCACCACCTGCGGGTGCCCGGCCGGGACCCGGTGCTGGTGCGGGTGCGCGAGGGCGTGGCGCGGATCGAGGACGGACCGGTGCTAGCGGCACGGATCACCGGTGAAGGGCACCGGGTCCAGTTGCACCTGTCGGGAAGGGTGACCGCCTTCGAACGGGCCGGCACGTGGCTGGGCCGGGAGGGCGACTGCTGGGAGGTACAGCCGTACGACCCGGTCGCGGCGGCACTGCGGGGCACGGCCGCGGGCACGGGCGGCGGGGCGCTCACCGCCCCGATGCCGGGCACGGTGACGGTGGTGAAGGTCGCCAAGGGTGAGGAGGTGGTGACCGGGCAGAGCCTGCTGGTGGTGGAGGCGATGAAGATGGAGCACGTGATCACCGCCCCGCATGACGGGACGGTGGCGGAGATCGACGTCTCGGTCGGCTCCGCGGTCACGATGGACCAGGTGCTGGTCGTGGTCGCACCCGCCAGGCAGGAGGAGGCCGGCCCGCCGGATACCTCCGCCACACCGGCGCTCGTGACGGCGAGCCCGACGGAGGCCGGCTCCGGGCAGGTGAGCGCCTCCCCTGGACTGGGGGAAGCCGGGTCCGGGCAGGCGAGCACGCCGACGCGGGGCGGCGTGGGCCGGGGCGCAGTCGGCGGCGTGACGGCGGGTCGGGCGGCTGGTCATGACAGCGGGCGCGGCCACGGGGCACCCGCGTCAGTGACCGACGACAGGGCAGTCGGCAACGCCTCGGCCGTATCAGTATCAGCACCATCGCCATCCCCATCGCGTTCGCCATCGCCGCCGCCAGCGCCGCCGCCAGCGCCGCCGCCGTCGCCATCAGCGTCGGCCGCACCGGCGCCAGCGTCATCTCCCTCGCCGCCGGTGGAGGCGGTACGGGCAGGAGAGGGTGAGCAGCCGTGA
- a CDS encoding acyl-CoA dehydrogenase family protein yields MSIDHRLSEEHEALRATVAEFARDVVAPKIGEYYEQGEFPYEIVREMGRMGLFGLPFPEEYGGMGGDYFALGLVLEELARVDSSVAITLEAAVSLGAMPIHLFGTEEQKRAWLPKLCSGEALGAFGLTEPGGGSDAGGTRTTARLDEAAGEWVVNGTKCFITNSGTDITSLVTVTAVTGRKDDGRPLISAIIVPAGTPGFTASKKYSKVGWNASDTRELSFTDCRVPKENLLGGEGRGYAQFLRILDEGRVAIAALATGLAQGCVDESVAYAGQREAFGRPIGANQAIQFKLADMEMRAYTARLAWRDAASRMVRGESFKKQAALAKLYSSEIAVTNAREATQIHGGYGFMNEYPVARMWRDSKILEIGEGTSEVQRMLIARELGLAG; encoded by the coding sequence ATGTCGATCGACCACCGTCTGTCCGAGGAGCACGAGGCACTGCGCGCGACCGTGGCGGAGTTCGCCCGGGATGTCGTCGCACCGAAGATCGGCGAGTACTACGAGCAGGGCGAGTTCCCGTACGAGATCGTGCGGGAGATGGGGCGGATGGGCCTGTTCGGGTTGCCGTTCCCCGAGGAGTACGGCGGGATGGGCGGTGACTACTTCGCCCTGGGGCTGGTGCTGGAGGAGCTGGCCCGGGTGGACTCGTCGGTGGCGATCACCCTGGAGGCGGCGGTGTCGCTGGGGGCGATGCCGATCCATCTCTTCGGCACGGAGGAGCAGAAGCGGGCCTGGCTGCCGAAACTGTGCTCGGGGGAGGCACTGGGCGCGTTCGGCCTCACCGAGCCCGGCGGCGGATCGGACGCGGGAGGGACCCGGACCACCGCGCGGCTGGACGAGGCCGCCGGGGAATGGGTGGTCAACGGCACCAAGTGCTTCATCACCAACTCCGGCACGGACATCACCAGCCTCGTCACGGTGACCGCGGTGACCGGCCGCAAGGACGACGGGCGACCGCTCATCTCGGCGATCATCGTCCCGGCCGGGACCCCGGGGTTCACCGCGTCGAAGAAGTACAGCAAGGTCGGGTGGAACGCGTCGGACACCCGGGAGCTGTCCTTCACCGACTGCCGGGTGCCGAAGGAGAACCTGCTGGGTGGGGAGGGCCGCGGTTACGCGCAGTTCCTGCGCATCCTGGACGAGGGACGGGTCGCCATCGCCGCGCTGGCGACCGGGCTGGCGCAGGGGTGTGTGGACGAGTCGGTGGCGTACGCCGGTCAGCGGGAGGCGTTCGGGCGGCCGATCGGAGCGAACCAGGCGATCCAGTTCAAGCTCGCGGACATGGAGATGCGGGCGTACACCGCACGGCTGGCGTGGCGGGACGCGGCCTCACGGATGGTGCGCGGGGAGTCGTTCAAGAAGCAGGCGGCGCTGGCGAAGCTGTACTCCTCCGAGATCGCGGTGACCAACGCGCGGGAGGCCACCCAGATCCACGGCGGGTACGGCTTCATGAACGAGTATCCGGTGGCGCGGATGTGGCGGGATTCCAAGATCCTGGAGATCGGGGAGGGCACCAGCGAGGTGCAGCGGATGCTGATCGCGCGGGAGTTGGGACTGGCGGGGTAG
- a CDS encoding hydroxymethylglutaryl-CoA lyase, whose product MEVPLAGLPSGVRIHEVGARDGLQNEKATVPTEVKAEFVHRLAAAGLSTIEATSFVHPAWVPQLADAAELVPLLADLASDPGMRLPVLVPNQRGLERALELGVREIAVFGSATESFAKANLNRTVDESLAMFEPVVARARAEGLRVRGYLSMCFGDPWEGPVPVGQVASVARRLHAMGCSELSLGDTIGVATPGHVVTLLDELTGSGVPVGELAVHFHDTYGQALSNTLAALGRGVTVVDASAGGLGGCPYAKSATGNLATEDLVWMLQGLGIRTGVDLVRLSATSAWMAEQLGRPSPSRTVRALTHREQ is encoded by the coding sequence ATGGAGGTGCCGCTGGCCGGGCTCCCGTCAGGAGTGCGCATCCACGAGGTGGGGGCCCGTGACGGGTTGCAGAACGAGAAGGCCACCGTGCCGACCGAGGTGAAGGCCGAGTTCGTGCACCGGCTGGCTGCGGCGGGGCTGAGCACGATCGAGGCGACCAGCTTCGTCCATCCGGCGTGGGTGCCGCAGCTGGCTGACGCGGCGGAGTTGGTGCCGCTGCTGGCGGACCTTGCCTCGGACCCCGGGATGCGCCTGCCCGTGCTGGTGCCCAACCAGCGTGGTTTGGAGCGGGCGCTGGAGCTGGGCGTACGGGAGATCGCGGTCTTCGGCAGCGCCACCGAGTCCTTCGCGAAGGCCAATCTGAACCGGACGGTGGACGAGTCGCTGGCGATGTTCGAGCCGGTGGTTGCCCGGGCCCGGGCGGAGGGCCTGCGGGTGCGGGGCTATCTGTCGATGTGCTTCGGCGACCCGTGGGAGGGCCCGGTTCCCGTCGGGCAGGTCGCTTCGGTGGCAAGGCGGCTGCACGCCATGGGCTGCTCGGAGTTGAGCCTCGGGGACACCATCGGGGTGGCTACCCCGGGCCATGTCGTCACGCTGTTGGACGAGTTGACGGGGAGCGGGGTCCCGGTCGGCGAGCTGGCGGTCCACTTCCACGACACCTACGGCCAGGCGCTGTCGAACACGCTGGCCGCGCTGGGCCGGGGGGTGACCGTGGTCGACGCCTCGGCGGGGGGTCTCGGTGGCTGCCCCTACGCGAAGAGCGCCACCGGCAACCTGGCCACCGAGGACCTCGTCTGGATGCTGCAGGGGCTGGGCATCCGCACCGGGGTCGACCTCGTCCGCCTCAGCGCCACAAGCGCGTGGATGGCGGAGCAGTTGGGACGGCCGAGTCCGTCCCGTACCGTCCGCGCCCTCACCCACCGGGAGCAGTGA
- a CDS encoding SACE_7040 family transcriptional regulator has product MGTTKAVENRREQILREAARLFAERGFHGVGVDEIGAAVGISGPGLYRHFAGKDAMLAELLVGISDRLLAAGRMRVAEAASPVQALDALIGGHIDFAIDDRPLITLHDRELDRLREADRKLVRQLQRQYVEEWVSVVRQVYPGGTELEVRAAVHAVFGLLNSTPHLGGQSGLPDRSAMAELLHRLALSALDALGGPSGGALDSADDRRVTF; this is encoded by the coding sequence ATGGGTACGACGAAAGCTGTGGAAAACCGGCGCGAGCAGATCCTTCGAGAGGCCGCGCGGCTCTTCGCCGAGCGCGGGTTCCACGGCGTCGGCGTGGACGAGATAGGGGCGGCCGTGGGCATCAGCGGCCCCGGCCTGTACCGGCACTTCGCGGGGAAGGACGCGATGCTCGCGGAGCTGCTGGTGGGGATCAGCGACCGCCTGCTCGCGGCCGGCCGTATGCGTGTGGCCGAGGCCGCGAGCCCGGTTCAGGCGCTCGACGCGCTGATCGGCGGCCACATCGACTTCGCCATCGACGACCGCCCGCTGATCACGCTGCACGACCGCGAACTGGACAGGCTGCGCGAGGCGGACCGCAAGCTGGTCCGCCAGCTCCAGCGGCAGTACGTGGAGGAGTGGGTGTCGGTCGTCCGGCAGGTCTATCCGGGGGGCACCGAGCTGGAGGTCCGGGCCGCGGTGCACGCCGTCTTCGGCCTGCTGAACTCCACGCCCCACCTCGGCGGGCAGTCCGGGCTGCCGGACCGGTCGGCGATGGCCGAGTTGCTGCACCGTCTCGCGCTCAGCGCGCTGGACGCCCTCGGCGGACCGTCCGGAGGCGCTCTGGACAGCGCGGACGACCGGCGGGTAACTTTCTGA